In the genome of Candoia aspera isolate rCanAsp1 chromosome 1, rCanAsp1.hap2, whole genome shotgun sequence, one region contains:
- the FZR1 gene encoding fizzy-related protein homolog gives MDQDYERRLLRQINIQNENMMPSVADMRRTLTPSNSPVSSPSKHGDRFIPSRAGANWSISFHRINENEKSPSQNRKAKDATSDNGKDGLAYSALLKNELLGAGIEKVQDPQTEDRRLQPSTPEKKSLFTYSLTTKRSSPDDGNEVSPYSLSPVSNKSQKLLRSPRKPTRKISKIPFKVLDAPELQDDFYLNLVDWSSLNVLSVGLGTCVYLWSACTSQVTRLCDLSVEGDSVTSVGWSERGNLVAVGTHKGFVQIWDAAAGKKLSMLEGHTARVGALAWNADQLSSGSRDRMILQRDIRTPPLQSERRLQGHRQEVCGLKWSTDHQLLASGGNDNKLLVWNHSSLSPVQQYTEHLAAVKAIAWSPHQHGLLASGGGTADRCIRFWNTLTGQPLQCIDTGSQVCNLAWSKHANELVSTHGYSQNQILVWKYPSLTQVAKLTGHSYRVLYLAMSPDGEAIVTGAGDETLRFWNVFSKTRSTKESVSVLNLFTRIR, from the exons ATGGACCAAGACTACGAAAGACGCCTTCTCCGCCAGATCAACATCCAGAATGAAAACATGATGCCTTCT GTTGCAGATATGAGGAGAACCTTGACACCTTCTAATTCACCAGTCTCTTCCCCTAGTAAACATGGTGACAGATTCATTCCTTCCCGAGCTGGAGCAAATTGGAGCATCAGCTTTCACAGAATAAAT GAAAATGAAAAATCTCCAAGtcaaaatagaaaagcaaaagaTGCCACATCAGACAATGGCAAAG ATGGCCTTGCCTACTCCGCATTGCTAAAAAATGAACTTCTCGGAGCCGGGATTGAGAAGGTGCAAGATCCACAGACAGAGGACAGGCGGCTACAGCCCTCTACGCCAGAGAAGAAGAGCCTTTTCACG TATTCCCTCACCACAAAACGTTCCAGTCCTGATGATGGCAACGAGGTCTCTCCATACTCCCTCTCCCCTGTCAGCAACAAAAG TCAAAAATTACTTCGATCACCTCGAAAGCCCACAAGGAAAATATCCAAGATTCCATTCAAAGTTTTGGATGCTCCAGAACTTCAGGATGATTTTTACTTGAACCTAGTTGATTGGTCATCCCTCAACGTCCTTAGTGTTGGTCTTGGGACATGTGTCTATCTTTGGAGTGCTTGCACTAGCCAG gtGACGCGGCTGTGTGATCTATCTGTGGAAGGCGATTCTGTGACCTCTGTAGGGTGGTCAGAACGG GGCAATTTGGTGGCGGTTGGGACCCACAAAGGCTTTGTACAGATCTGGGATGCTGCAGCAGGAAAGAAGCTCTCAATGTTGGAGGGTCACACGGCCAGAGTGG GTGCTCTGGCATGGAATGCAGACCAGCTGTCTTCTGGCAGTCGGGACCGGATGATCCTCCAGCGAGACATCCGGACTCCTCCCTTGCAGTCCGAACGGCGCCTTCAGGGCCATAGGCAGGAAGTGTGTGGGCTGAAATGGTCCACTGATCACCAGCTCCTGGCATCTGGTGGGAACGACAACAAG CTCCTTGTCTGGAACCATTCCAGCCTCAGCCCCGTCCAGCAGTATACAGAGCACCTCGCAGCAGTCAAAGCCATTGCTTGGTCCCCTCATCAGCATGGGCTGCTGGCCTCGGGGGGTGGCACCGCTGACCGCTGTATACGTTTCTGGAACACCTTAACAGGACAGCCTTTGCAGTGCATTGACACGGGGTCACAAGTGTGCAACCTTGCTTGGTCCAAGCATGCCAACGAACTG GTGAGCACTCATGGATACTCACAGAACCAGATCCTCGTCTGGAAGTACCCGTCCTTGACTCAGGTTGCAAAGCTAACTGGGCATTCCTACAGAGTCCTTTACTTG GCAATGTCACCAGATGGAGAAGCCATTGTGACTGGAGCAGGGGATGAGACATTAAGGTTTTGGAATGTCTTCAGCAAAACTCGCTCCACCAAG GAGTCTGTTTCAGTTCTTAACCTCTTCACCAGGATACGGTAA